A stretch of the Arvicanthis niloticus isolate mArvNil1 chromosome 17, mArvNil1.pat.X, whole genome shotgun sequence genome encodes the following:
- the Ccdc195 gene encoding coiled-coil domain-containing protein 195, whose translation MEASIQLVRVIQEMRAEINRLEDENHALRVKLTSISQPASSSGRESEDEREEAAARDQSPRTVPGDIPIDSAPAVQEHQGNVMIVRRYAISPPVHSYAVHDPWEARNRHPNDGTSLACSSTRKQDSEEKRLAADAYGSDSSSQRASSDDNFVCREKTKTVSFQLPRE comes from the exons ATGGAAGCCAGCATCCAACTAGTGCGGGTTATCCAAGAAATGCGGGCAGAAATCAACAGACTAGAGGATGAGAACCATGCCCTCCGTGTGAAGCTCACTTCAATTAGTCAGCCAGCATCTAGCTCAGGGAGAGAATCagaagatgaaagggaagaaGCCGCAGCACGTGACCAGTCTCCGAGGACCGTTCCTGGGGATATTCCCATCGATTCTGCACCAGCTGTGCAGGAACATCAAG GCAATGTCATGATTGTCAGACGCTATGCCATTTCTCCACCGGTTCACTCCTATGCAGTCCATGACCCCTGGGAAGCTAGAAACAGACATCCAAATGATGGAACATCATTGGCATGTTCTTCAACTAGAAAGCAAGACAGTGAAGAAAAGAGGTTGGCAGCAGACGCTTATGGCAGTGATAGCTCCAGCCAGAGAGCTTCTTCTGATGACAATTTTGTTTGCAG GGAGAAGACAAAGACAGTCAGTTTCCAGTTACCCAGGGAATAG